CGGGCGTGGCGCTGGCGAGCACGGCCGGGTACGCGCTCAGCCGACACCGCTTTAAGGGCCGGAAGGCGGCCCTCAGCGGCATCCTCGTGACCCAGATGTTCCCGGCGACGATGCTCCTGCTCCCGCTCTACATCGTCCTCATCGAGCTCGGGCTGATCAACTCCTACATCGGCATCGTCGTCATCTACTCGGCGACGGCGCTGCCCTTCTGCGTGTGGCAGATGAAGGGGTACTACGACACGATCCCGGCGTCGCTGGAGGAGGCCGCGCGGATTGACGGGGCCTCGCCGTGGCAGGCGTTCTACAAGGTGATCCTGCCCCTCGCGGCGCCGGCGCTCGTGATCACGGCGCTGTTCTCGTTCATGAGCGCGTGGAACGAGTACGTCGTGGCCGCGGTGGTCCTGCAGGACGTCGAGATGTTCACGATGCCGGTCGGGCTCAAGCTCTTCCAGGGGTCGATGTCGTCGCAGTGGGGGCTCTACGCGGCCGGGTCGCTGCTCGTGTCGCTCCCGGTGATCGCGCTGTTCCTGGTCCTGAGCCGGTACCTCATCTCCGGCCTCACACTCGGCGCCGTCAAGGGCTGACTCCTCCGACCTCGACGCCGAGGCGGGCCTACCAGCGTTTCGGCGCCGGCAGGACGCCGAGCACGGCGAACGCCGCGTGGTAGAACGCGGAGAGCCCGTCGAGGACGGGCTGCCAGAGGCGGAGGTCGGGCTCGTCGCCGAGGCCGTCGAGCACGTCGTTGACCACGGTCCGCTGGAGGAGGAGCTTGGCGGCGAGGAGGCCCCAGCCGTAGGGCACGCCGGTGGCGAGGTGGAGGAGCGGGGCGCCGAGCCACAGCGCGTAGTTGGCCGTGTGGAACAGGCCGAGCCCGAGGAGGACGCCGGCCGGGTAGTGGGACCCCGCGCTCGCGTGCCGACGCTTCTGGCGCCAGAACGTCGCCCAGTCCGGCGGGGCAGGGGAGGGGACCGCGGCTCGCGGGCTCCACACGTAGCGGACGGGCGCCGCGCCGCGCCGGGCGGCCTCCTGGACCAACAGGTCGTCGTCGCCGGAGAGCGAGCGGGCCGAGTGCTCGAACCCGCCGAGCCGCTCCAGCAGCCCCTTCGGATACGAGAGGTTGCGGCCGACGGCGTGCCACGGCCGTCCCCACCCGACGCCGGCCGCGGCGAGGGCCGCCGTCTGGACCGTCTCGTAGCGGGCGAACCGGTTGAGAACCCCCGCCTCGCGTACGAGCGGCCCGTACCCGACGAGGACCGCGCCGTCGTCACTTGTTTCCGCGCCGGCCTCCTCCGCCTCGGCGCCGGGGTGGGCGGACTCGGCGGTGGCGAAGCGCGTGATCGTCGCGAGCCAGTCGGGGCCGGGGCGCCCGTCGGCGTCGGTGAAGGCGAGGCGGTCGTGGGTCGCGGCGGCCGCCCCCCGTTCGATCGCGTGCTTCTTGGGCGGGAGCCCGGCCGCCTCGGGCTCGCCGTCGGCCACCTGGACGAGGCGGAGCGGGACCGGGAAGTCCTGCGCCCGCCACGCCACGAGTGGGGCCGTCCGGTCGGTCGACCGGTCGTCCACGACGACGACCTCGAACGGCCGGTGGGTCTGGGCGGCGAGCGCGTCGAGGAGCACCGGGAGGCGCTCGGCCTCGTCGCGCGCCGCCACGACGACGCTGATCGGCAGGGCCGGCACGGCCTCGACCTCCTCCGCCTCGGCGTCGAGGCGGGCGGCCTCGGCGGGGAGGCCCTCACCGCGATCTTCGGTCCCCGGCCCCCCACGCTGGTAGCGCGCCGCGAGAGCGGCGAGGACCGGGTCCGGCTCGGGCGTGACGCCCGCCGCCTCCCGGGCCCGCCGGATCCCGGCGCCGACCCACGCCCACCCGACGCACTGGGCGACGAACGCGGCGACGAGGACGAACAGCCAAAGAGTCGACGAGGCCAGCACGGGCGGGGGGGGAGGGGGCCGGGAAGATCGGCCCGCCCGGTATCTTGCGCGTCCCGCCGCCCCGTCCATGCCCACGCCTCCCGTCCGTCCCCCCGGCTTCCCCGACATGGGGTCGTTCTGGACGGTGGCCAACGGGCTGAGCTTCTCGCGGGCGGTCCTCGTGCTGCCGATCGCGTGGCTCGTCTACCGCGGCGGCCCCATCGGGCCGATGTTCGCGCTCATCGGGCTGGCGATCGCGACCGACTGGTTCGACGGACGCGTGGCGCGGTGGAGCAACACGGTCAGCGAGTGGGGGAAGGTCCTCGACGCGACGGCCGACAAGCTGGCGGCGGCGGCGGTCACGCTCGCGCTCCTGCTTCGGCCGCCCGAGGCCGGGCCGAGCCTCCCGCTGTGGTTCGTGGCCCTCGCCATCTCGCGCGACGCTCTCCTCGCATTGGGGGGGCTCGTCCAGACGCGCCGCCTCGGCCGGTTCACGTCGTCGCTGTGGAGCGGGAAGGTGGCCGTGACCGCGCTCGCCGTCACCGTCGTGGCCGCCCTGTTCAGGGCGGCGCCCGCCGTGATGGAGGCGCTCATCGGGCTGACGGCCGGCGTCATGGCCTACTCCATCGTCAAGTACGGTGTCCGGTTCGCGGCCATCATGCGCCACGGGCCCGCCGCGCTGGAGCCCGACGGCAACACGCTTCGCCCCGAGCACCGCGTCGTGCGGGCGGAGGACGAGGGGCGGTAGTCCGCCTCGGCGGCCCGCTCCGACGCCGGGCCGAGGCGGGCGGACTCGCTGAACCTCCGTGCGCCGATTCCTCGTCTCCTCTTTTCTTCCCGGCCGGATCCGCCCGTCCGCCGGGCCGGTATCGCCCCAACGACACACGCACCCACCCGCATTTCCCATGGCCCTGTTCGGGTTTGGACGCAGCAAAGAGAAGCAGGAGTCGCTCGAGGCCGGCCTCGAGAAGACCCGGACCGGCCTGTTCGACAAGCTCAGCCGCGCCGTCGCCGGCAAGGACACCGTCGACGACGAGGTCCTCGACGACCTCGAGGAGGTCCTCGTGACGTCCGACGTCGGCGTCAACACCACGGTCGAGATCATCCGCCGGATCGAGGCGCGTGTGGCCGAGGACAAGTACGTCTCGACGAAGGAGCTCCAGGGCCTCATGCGGGCCGAGATCGCCGAGCTCCTGCTCTCGCACGCGCCGGAGCGCCCGGCCGATTTCGACGCGCCACTCCCGAACCAGCCGCACGTCGTGATGGTCGTCGGCGTCAACGGCGTCGGGAAGACGACGTCGATCGGCAAGATCGCCCACCACTACAAGGAGGCCGGCAAGAAGGTGCTCCTCGGCGCGGCCGACACGTTCCGGGCCGCGGCCACCGAGCAACTTGACGTGTGGGCTCAGCGGGCCGGCGTCGAGATCATCAAGCAGTACCAGGGCGCCGACCCCGCGGCCGTCGCCTTCGACACGCTCGCGGCGGCGAAGTCGCGCGGCGCCGACGTCGTCCTCATCGACACGGCCGGCCGGCTCCACAACCAGGTCGGGTTGATGGACGAGCTCGCGAAGGTCCGCCGGGTCATGGACCGCCAGGTGCCCGGGGCCCCGCACGAGGTGCTCCTCGTGCTCGACGCGAGCACCGGCCAGAACGCGATGCGCCAGGCCGAGGCCTTTACCCAGTCCGTCGAGGTCACCGGCCTCGTGCTGACGAAGCTCGACGGGACGGCCAAGGGGGGCATCGTGATTGGCATTTCCAACGAGTTCCAGATACCCGTTAAGTACATCGGCGTCGGCGAGGGGATCGGGGACCTCCAGGTCTTCGACCGCGCAGCGTTCGTCGCGGCCCTCTTCGGAGACGCCGCGGCGGCCTAACGGGCGGCCTCCTCGGACCCCGACGCCGGCCCACTCCGCTGGGCACGGGCCGACGACGGTTCGGCGCCCGCTGCGGACGGTTCGCGAAACGCGCTTGTGAAAGCGCTCCCGCGCGCCGCATCTTCGACGATGGTACCATGCCAGCCGCCCATCCCTTCCCCGCACTTGTCGAGCCTATGCGCGCTCGCTACTCCTTCCGCTCCGGTCTCCGGGGCGCCCGGGCCGTCCTCCTGACCCTCGTCGCGGCGTTCTGCGTCGCCGCGCCGGCCCTCGCCCAGGCCGCCT
This sequence is a window from Rubrivirga marina. Protein-coding genes within it:
- a CDS encoding sugar ABC transporter permease, whose amino-acid sequence is MKTILSRVGSYAILALFVFIAVFPISRILTISLRPSDQLLSRSLAVIPDGATLDNYRQLLTETPFLQWLGNSLLVAGVVTITGVALASTAGYALSRHRFKGRKAALSGILVTQMFPATMLLLPLYIVLIELGLINSYIGIVVIYSATALPFCVWQMKGYYDTIPASLEEAARIDGASPWQAFYKVILPLAAPALVITALFSFMSAWNEYVVAAVVLQDVEMFTMPVGLKLFQGSMSSQWGLYAAGSLLVSLPVIALFLVLSRYLISGLTLGAVKG
- the ftsY gene encoding signal recognition particle-docking protein FtsY, which produces MALFGFGRSKEKQESLEAGLEKTRTGLFDKLSRAVAGKDTVDDEVLDDLEEVLVTSDVGVNTTVEIIRRIEARVAEDKYVSTKELQGLMRAEIAELLLSHAPERPADFDAPLPNQPHVVMVVGVNGVGKTTSIGKIAHHYKEAGKKVLLGAADTFRAAATEQLDVWAQRAGVEIIKQYQGADPAAVAFDTLAAAKSRGADVVLIDTAGRLHNQVGLMDELAKVRRVMDRQVPGAPHEVLLVLDASTGQNAMRQAEAFTQSVEVTGLVLTKLDGTAKGGIVIGISNEFQIPVKYIGVGEGIGDLQVFDRAAFVAALFGDAAAA
- a CDS encoding glycosyltransferase produces the protein MLASSTLWLFVLVAAFVAQCVGWAWVGAGIRRAREAAGVTPEPDPVLAALAARYQRGGPGTEDRGEGLPAEAARLDAEAEEVEAVPALPISVVVAARDEAERLPVLLDALAAQTHRPFEVVVVDDRSTDRTAPLVAWRAQDFPVPLRLVQVADGEPEAAGLPPKKHAIERGAAAATHDRLAFTDADGRPGPDWLATITRFATAESAHPGAEAEEAGAETSDDGAVLVGYGPLVREAGVLNRFARYETVQTAALAAAGVGWGRPWHAVGRNLSYPKGLLERLGGFEHSARSLSGDDDLLVQEAARRGAAPVRYVWSPRAAVPSPAPPDWATFWRQKRRHASAGSHYPAGVLLGLGLFHTANYALWLGAPLLHLATGVPYGWGLLAAKLLLQRTVVNDVLDGLGDEPDLRLWQPVLDGLSAFYHAAFAVLGVLPAPKRW
- a CDS encoding CDP-alcohol phosphatidyltransferase family protein, which encodes MPTPPVRPPGFPDMGSFWTVANGLSFSRAVLVLPIAWLVYRGGPIGPMFALIGLAIATDWFDGRVARWSNTVSEWGKVLDATADKLAAAAVTLALLLRPPEAGPSLPLWFVALAISRDALLALGGLVQTRRLGRFTSSLWSGKVAVTALAVTVVAALFRAAPAVMEALIGLTAGVMAYSIVKYGVRFAAIMRHGPAALEPDGNTLRPEHRVVRAEDEGR